Part of the Xenopus tropicalis strain Nigerian chromosome 3, UCB_Xtro_10.0, whole genome shotgun sequence genome, AGAAGAATAAGCATAGGATACTTACAGGCAAGCCTTTCCTAGCAAAGGCTGTAAGGAGAAAATGAATTGGTTTTAGAGATTAAAAAAGAGAACACAAAAATAAGGAAAGCTAAACAGTCTATCAATAGCACAGAAGTGTGTATCAGAGAGCCTTTTCTTGTCAAGGAGACCAATCATGAATTGAGCACAGATAAATCGATTTGCCAGATCTATGTGGTCGATTTTGGAACTTGGCAGGAATAATAATGTTAACATTAGCTCTCAAGTACACATTTCAAGCTTCATGAAAGCATCTCTAAAGATGACCAACTGTCCCACAAAGATAGATTTGTGCAGTTATTTTGCTTCAGCAGAAAATAGGTGTTCCACACTTAATGACATGCATATATGGATAAAGGTGGATCCAAGTGAATAAGTGAATACTCAAAACATTTTCTCACCTGTCCAGAGGGTGGTTCTTGGGATGCACAGCCATGAGATGAACATGCAGCAAACTCTTCAAAACTGTTGATTCTGGCTTTTTTCGTTGGCTCCGGACTTGCAAGTGGGGTCACGCTATTGCGTCTCATCAGGGGGTTAGGACCCTTCTTGCAATCCTAAAACAGTTAACAAACCTAATAAGTTTACCGTATATGAGGTCAGAAGCAAATTTGACACAGATCATTGGAACAGACCCTGCAAACAAGGACCCCCGCACACTGTGACTGGGCTaatggagattttttttattgtaattttttcaTCCAGCGGTATGGCGGTAACAGGCCAACAACTAATCCTTGCTCCTGTCACATTTTCTCTCTAGATTTCCTTGCTTAAATCTATTGAAAATACTACCCAAATGAAGTTCCTTGATGCTTCTAGATCATCTCAGTTAAGAATGTAAGTAATCATCAGCTTTATccattgatatttttttaaaaaaaaacaggtttttatACTATTCAGCATAGACATACTGTTATGTATACAGGATTGTTTTGTTCATTACATAAAAACAGCTATTTGGTGGCAGTGTAGTGTCTAAAAGCCCAAGTCATGTGCTGCTTCTGGAAATGATCTCTGCTCTTGCTGTGCAAGTTCATTTTAGTGAACAAAGCATAAACGCACACAGCTCACCTCTATTATGCGATCTCGGTGTGTGTTTACAGCATCCACATTAAACGGCACAATCTCAACATGGCAGCCTGAAAGAAAAATTTAATTGAGTACAACTTTCAAACTCTGCTGTAATGCAAATAGAGCTACTTAGCTTCCTGGATTTGCTACCTTCGCCTGCCCACAATTTtagaactacagctctcagcataCTGTGAAGTGTAATGGGATGTGTATTTCTAAAACTACCAAAGGGCTGAAAATCTCCGCTTTAAGCTAAAACTGTGCAAACACATCTATTAGTACAAGGCATTTTTGGATATAAGTGTTGAAATTCTCAACTGGCCACTTTGGCaccaataaaaattaaacaatgtAAAGTGATGCTTTAATATTTAAGTTCCCATAACACTGATTAGGGCTGTTCTCAACTAAATGTACAATAAGAGGCTTGCACTACTAAATTACAGATTTTTTGCTCTATTTTTGCAAAAGGTAAATTAGGATGTAGAaacttaaaaattaaaaacaaaacatagcaTAAAACATACCACAAAACAAAACATACCATAAGCAAAGGGAGTCAGTTTAAGCATAGAATGCAGTGGACATTTGAGATACGGCATTTCatctgtaataaagaaaaaaaaaaagaaaaaattcagTGAGTATATTGCTAAAACATATATGAAATTTATTTATGTTGCAGTGTTTCAAAAGCAACCCATCACCTGCTGGTTTGTCCAGGAAGTACGACAGCAGGCATCTCATCACAGCTTGATGACAAATAACTAGGACATTTCCCTGCCTCTCCAGCTCCATAATAACAGGTTCCAATCTCTGAACCAGATCTTGGTAtgactagaaaaaaataaaatgtaataaaagatttAGCAAGATTTATGATTATGAAACTTTTCCCATCCGAACTGTTCTACAGTTATTGTTTTCAATGAGTAGACTACaaataatgcctttttttttttatcttctaaaATGTAGCAGTTAGATAAGACAGGTTGctgactcttagggctctggtacacggggagattagtcgcccgcggcaaaactccctgctcgcgggcgactaatctccccgagttgccttccccctgccatcccaccggcgaacatgtaagtcgccggcgggatggcagacgcggcggggcgatttcgggaaatctcttaaaatttgatacattagttgctcTCATTTTTTAAAGAGCAACTATTACAATATCAGAGTCCTTAAGGACAATGCTTTAAGTCAAGAAGCATGGTTAGGAGATGAAGACACCATATCAACTaaagcacaatataaatataGTTTACTGAGCTGCTTCTAAGaaacaaaacagtaaaaacaGACTTCTGTGAAAGCATTGTTCACATGCTCCTAACAAAATATCCTAGGTTTCTGACCAATAACTATTTTATATTAACACCGAGAGTCTTTACCTCTCCTGATGGGTATCGATAATGATATTTGTCCTGAGCACGCAATGCATACTCCTCGGGGTAGAGTTCTTTAATTTCCTCATAAGTCTTCTCCTCACACACACCCTGTCAAAAAAAAGCTCATACACTTAGATTCCACACATCTATCTAATAACATTCCCAAGCAGTATTATCAGTGCCTCAAGAATGGAAAGGGAAcagaagagaagggaaagagaaaataaaaacgtATTTTGGATATTTCCCTCACATGCAAAGACAGAAGCAATTAACGTGTTGCCTATCCTGTTGAAGTtaggaaaatacatatttaagctgttttatgcaaaaaaCGAAGCATGACTATATTAATTTACAGGGTAAAACTGTTCCCTGGATTTAAAGCAAGGGGTTCCCTAAAGGCAGAAAGGACAGCAATGTAGAGGAGGAACTTACAGCATCAAGTTCATTTAAAGCCTTCCATTGCTCATAAGGCATCTTTAGTGCTTCAGCTGTTTGAATGGTTCTCTTCAGCTGGCTTGTCCACACCTTCAGTTCCTTCAAGTTCTGATCCTCAACATATTTCTTTAGGGCAAcagcaaactaaaaaaaaaaaaaaaaaaaggttttattagaATACATATTTGAAACAGTATTGCACTTGTTAAATATCGCCTCTTTCATCTACAAAATGCAATGACTGGCATTTCATGCAACCATTATAGATTTCTTTACCTTCTTCCCTCTGTGTGACAGACCAGAATCTCCTCCAATTTTCTCCTTTAGGTTGCTTTCGCTCTCCCCGGCCCGACAAAGATAAATACAGCGAGGCTGTACGTGAATGTTCATTAGGTAGTAAACAATCTTGCTCTGTATGTGGTCTTGAACTCTGTTTACCAAAAATCTTCGACCAACATCAATCACAATGATCATGGAAAGGTCCCTGAAGGAACaggttaaaaataattaaaattagaacaaaaaaaaacacagtactaCTAGAAGGAAGCAAAACATGATACTGCTACTATTCAATTTTTAGCAGCTTTATTCACACACAAGAAATTGTTTATATAGGTCACTATGAGCATTGCCATTTACCAATCTGTTCGGCAATAAACATCCCCAATTAGAATTTCAGTCGGCTGCAGGGAGAATACTATAATCAAATATTGGATTATTTGCCGTGGGTTATGGCACTTCGATGATTATACCCAGTGTTCTTAAGGAACCACACTACCTATATATTTAGTTATTATGCATTACCGGTCATGCTGATCTGGATCCAGAGGTTCATAACTGTTCTTGTAACAGTTGATTCTTTTCATGAAGTCTTCCAGTGCTTCATTGGATGTGCAACCTTTATAGTCAGGGCTCGACAGCTTCACTTcctatttataaaagaaaaaaaatatatatattataaatatctatctatatatatatatatatatatctatatgtctatCACATTAATATCAAACTCCAAATCTTGATGTTCAAAACATATATTTAGCTACAGTCATTCCTTGAAATAAacttccatattttttttttcagtgactgATGAATGGAGGGAAGGCCTGAGCTGCTGAATACACAAATGCCTGACTCACACAacaggatttcctttttttttttctcttaccaaAACATTGCTTGCAACAACAGCTGGATCATCACACACTGATTCAATGAAGAACACCTGAAAAATTATGATGACAATATTTTAGAAATGTAGCCAATCAGGCACTTCAAACAAATATAGTACAGTTAAGTTTCCAACCTGTAAATATGTGCAAAACAGACAATGTCAATATCTCCACCATTGCAGTTTATATCTGCAATCTGCTCATACTCACCTTAAACTCATTTTCTTTGGCAAAGTCAACAACTATAGATCTTCTCTCTCTTGTTGTATTGGTAGCATCAAAGACCTGTAATACAATGTCTAGATAAAACATTCCATTTCAAGAAACCTAGGTGGAATAGGAAACGCAAGGCAAAAAAAGACTAACTTACAGCAATCTGTCCACCTTCCTTAGTGAGGTAGGATTTGACATCTGCTAAGGCAGCTAAGGCACAATGtctggaaaagaaaaaagaccaaagaACATTTACGGACACATGCAATAGACAGAAGGACACAGCCTTAAAAACATTACACAGAGAAGCAGGAGGAGGTCTGTGTTCTATTAGTGTGCACATAGCTCCAAAAGATTATAACTAGCTCAGATGAAAATATCTCCTATAGGACAAGCCACAAACTTTAGGAACAAGTGTAAAATCATGAGCATGTGAGAGTGAAGTCAGCAGTACAATGTAATATAATGTCTCAAACCAGCAATATATCAGCAGCCCAATGGCCATGTAGACATGGTTTAAAGGGAAGACTTAAATTACATGATATATAAGATGTTTGTACTATTTTTCATTGCTGTCACATCTACTGCAGCTGTAATATGGATGCTGGGAGTATATTAACAAAAGAATATATGTTACTGGACAGGACAAGAATTTACAGTTTCCACCATCCCATCATTCTCTAACTGTATACTTCTCTGACATAGTTTAGTTTATCAGTGAAACAAATATTGCTAGATACAAACCTTCTGATTTTCATAGCTTCTTTATTGTCTGAACGGAAAAAGTCATGGGAGCTGAAATCTTTCACGGCTTCACGTCTGTATTCACCCACGttaaacactacaaaaaaaaaaacaaaaaacagtataAAGAAGTGCATTTGCCAGCCACAAAACTTCCCAGACTAGATTACATAGTGTAGTGTATTTTTAAATGATAACCGTGCTATCTACATAATGGTAAGAGtgccaattatatatttttaacattgtaATTTTTGATTGGAATAACGGACCGAGAAAGAATGAATctccacaaaacattttttttactatttgctcttttttaatgtttataagCAGTTGAAATACTGAACATTTAAATTTTGCACCACCACAGAAATATTTTTATGCCGACATATACTAACGTGCCATGTGCCTTCAGTGGGAATAACCTGGttacaattattttctttaaaaataaaaagctaatGCGTGTTGATGCTAAAATTTTACATCCAACTTACCTTTTGTTGGGACGCCGCTCCAGTTGAGATAACGAGTCAACTTTTTGGAGATGTAAGTCTTCCCTCGTGCTGGAAGCCCCACCATTACTATCACAGTTGGGGAATTGGCAAACTGGGGCCCACCTACTGgtataaaaaggaaatcaaaatcATTACAACCTTGTATAGTTCAGTTGTGGCAACTAAAACCAAACTATTTTGAAGGGACAAATAataaaagcttaaaggaacagtaacaccaaaaaatgaaagagctttaaagtaataaaaatataatgcactgttgccctgcactggtaagattggtgtgtttgctacagtaacactactataatttatataataagctgctgtgtagccacgggggcagccattcaagctggaaaaaaggagaaaaggcacaggttacatgccagataacagataagctctgtagaatacaatagtgttttatctgttatctgctatgtgcctgtgccttttctcctttgaatggctgcccccatggctacacagcagcttatttatataaattatagtagactttctgaagtaaacactcaacttttaccagtgcagggcagcagcacattatattttagttagatttatacactttcattttttggtgttactgttcctttaagcaatgtAAAGAATCCCATTATCATTTGTCTTCAGATAAAGAGCTCAGTAATTCCTCTGGGAAGTGTCCTGTGTGCATCCCTTTTTAATTGTTAATCAGATTCTGTGAAACAGAATGGATCCCCCACAGAGTACCTTACACCCTCATAACAGGTGCATGACAAAAATCTCTAGGGGACTAAATAGACATAAAGGTGTAACATAAAAACCTGGTTCCATGATAATAGATGTAACAACAATGAGACTAGAATGGTCTCTTACAATTATCAGATATGGCATTGTATACCAATCATGCACAGTTGAAGTTTCTTCTGGGAGCAGCAGAAGTCACAGGGTGGTCACTAACAATTATTCATGATTTAGCTGGTTGAGGAAAGAGTGTGGGGATATACAGCTATTCTCCTTACAATGTGAGTTTTGCCATATGACAAAGGCATTTTAAGCAAACTGGTTATGTATTGTGATTACAAATTATCTACATTCACATCAGTCAGTCCCACTGCTTTAATTTTGTAACTGAAAGCTTCAACTTTTTTGGCTCCCTTTCATTTAGTTTTGTGtacaattaataataaatataggaATTAAAGGTAGCATTTTGCATAATTTTCAGTAATGACTGGCGTTACTACTTGCTTAACTTTACAGGGTTctgtacaaaaaagaaaaaaatacagtaacCTGCAAAATAAAATTAGCAAGAAACAAAACATTTACATAGCAAAAGAATCTAGAGAATCCATAATGACTATTAACACCATATTGTGCAAATAACCCCATCTGCTGTTTGTTCATTGACTAGGGGATAGCACTTCT contains:
- the pfkfb3 gene encoding 6-phosphofructo-2-kinase/fructose-2,6-bisphosphatase 3 isoform X3 codes for the protein MPMELTQNRIKKIWLPRDELPQLPINVGGPQFANSPTVIVMVGLPARGKTYISKKLTRYLNWSGVPTKVFNVGEYRREAVKDFSSHDFFRSDNKEAMKIRRHCALAALADVKSYLTKEGGQIAVFDATNTTRERRSIVVDFAKENEFKVFFIESVCDDPAVVASNVLEVKLSSPDYKGCTSNEALEDFMKRINCYKNSYEPLDPDQHDRDLSMIIVIDVGRRFLVNRVQDHIQSKIVYYLMNIHVQPRCIYLCRAGESESNLKEKIGGDSGLSHRGKKFAVALKKYVEDQNLKELKVWTSQLKRTIQTAEALKMPYEQWKALNELDAGVCEEKTYEEIKELYPEEYALRAQDKYHYRYPSGESYQDLVQRLEPVIMELERQGNVLVICHQAVMRCLLSYFLDKPADEMPYLKCPLHSMLKLTPFAYGCHVEIVPFNVDAVNTHRDRIIEDCKKGPNPLMRRNSVTPLASPEPTKKARINSFEEFAACSSHGCASQEPPSGQPLLGKACL
- the pfkfb3 gene encoding 6-phosphofructo-2-kinase/fructose-2,6-bisphosphatase 3 isoform X6 is translated as MVGLPARGKTYISKKLTRYLNWSGVPTKVFNVGEYRREAVKDFSSHDFFRSDNKEAMKIRRHCALAALADVKSYLTKEGGQIAVFDATNTTRERRSIVVDFAKENEFKVFFIESVCDDPAVVASNVLEVKLSSPDYKGCTSNEALEDFMKRINCYKNSYEPLDPDQHDRDLSMIIVIDVGRRFLVNRVQDHIQSKIVYYLMNIHVQPRCIYLCRAGESESNLKEKIGGDSGLSHRGKKFAVALKKYVEDQNLKELKVWTSQLKRTIQTAEALKMPYEQWKALNELDAGVCEEKTYEEIKELYPEEYALRAQDKYHYRYPSGESYQDLVQRLEPVIMELERQGNVLVICHQAVMRCLLSYFLDKPADEMPYLKCPLHSMLKLTPFAYGCHVEIVPFNVDAVNTHRDRIIEDCKKGPNPLMRRNSVTPLASPEPTKKARINSFEEFAACSSHGCASQEPPSGQPLLGKACLA
- the pfkfb3 gene encoding 6-phosphofructo-2-kinase/fructose-2,6-bisphosphatase 3 isoform X1, encoding MPMELTQNRIKKIWLPRDELPQLPINVGGPQFANSPTVIVMVGLPARGKTYISKKLTRYLNWSGVPTKVFNVGEYRREAVKDFSSHDFFRSDNKEAMKIRRHCALAALADVKSYLTKEGGQIAVFDATNTTRERRSIVVDFAKENEFKVFFIESVCDDPAVVASNVLEVKLSSPDYKGCTSNEALEDFMKRINCYKNSYEPLDPDQHDRDLSMIIVIDVGRRFLVNRVQDHIQSKIVYYLMNIHVQPRCIYLCRAGESESNLKEKIGGDSGLSHRGKKFAVALKKYVEDQNLKELKVWTSQLKRTIQTAEALKMPYEQWKALNELDAGVCEEKTYEEIKELYPEEYALRAQDKYHYRYPSGESYQDLVQRLEPVIMELERQGNVLVICHQAVMRCLLSYFLDKPADEMPYLKCPLHSMLKLTPFAYGCHVEIVPFNVDAVNTHRDRIIEDCKKGPNPLMRRNSVTPLASPEPTKKARINSFEEFAACSSHGCASQEPPSGQPLLGKACLA
- the pfkfb3 gene encoding 6-phosphofructo-2-kinase/fructose-2,6-bisphosphatase 3, translating into MPFRKVGGPQFANSPTVIVMVGLPARGKTYISKKLTRYLNWSGVPTKVFNVGEYRREAVKDFSSHDFFRSDNKEAMKIRRHCALAALADVKSYLTKEGGQIAVFDATNTTRERRSIVVDFAKENEFKVFFIESVCDDPAVVASNVLEVKLSSPDYKGCTSNEALEDFMKRINCYKNSYEPLDPDQHDRDLSMIIVIDVGRRFLVNRVQDHIQSKIVYYLMNIHVQPRCIYLCRAGESESNLKEKIGGDSGLSHRGKKFAVALKKYVEDQNLKELKVWTSQLKRTIQTAEALKMPYEQWKALNELDAGVCEEKTYEEIKELYPEEYALRAQDKYHYRYPSGESYQDLVQRLEPVIMELERQGNVLVICHQAVMRCLLSYFLDKPADEMPYLKCPLHSMLKLTPFAYGCHVEIVPFNVDAVNTHRDRIIEDCKKGPNPLMRRNSVTPLASPEPTKKARINSFEEFAACSSHGCASQEPPSGQPLLGKACLA
- the pfkfb3 gene encoding 6-phosphofructo-2-kinase/fructose-2,6-bisphosphatase 3 isoform X5, with product MPFRKGGPQFANSPTVIVMVGLPARGKTYISKKLTRYLNWSGVPTKVFNVGEYRREAVKDFSSHDFFRSDNKEAMKIRRHCALAALADVKSYLTKEGGQIAVFDATNTTRERRSIVVDFAKENEFKVFFIESVCDDPAVVASNVLEVKLSSPDYKGCTSNEALEDFMKRINCYKNSYEPLDPDQHDRDLSMIIVIDVGRRFLVNRVQDHIQSKIVYYLMNIHVQPRCIYLCRAGESESNLKEKIGGDSGLSHRGKKFAVALKKYVEDQNLKELKVWTSQLKRTIQTAEALKMPYEQWKALNELDAGVCEEKTYEEIKELYPEEYALRAQDKYHYRYPSGESYQDLVQRLEPVIMELERQGNVLVICHQAVMRCLLSYFLDKPADEMPYLKCPLHSMLKLTPFAYGCHVEIVPFNVDAVNTHRDRIIEDCKKGPNPLMRRNSVTPLASPEPTKKARINSFEEFAACSSHGCASQEPPSGQPLLGKACLA
- the pfkfb3 gene encoding 6-phosphofructo-2-kinase/fructose-2,6-bisphosphatase 3 isoform X2 produces the protein MPMELTQNRIKKIWLPRDELPQLPINGGPQFANSPTVIVMVGLPARGKTYISKKLTRYLNWSGVPTKVFNVGEYRREAVKDFSSHDFFRSDNKEAMKIRRHCALAALADVKSYLTKEGGQIAVFDATNTTRERRSIVVDFAKENEFKVFFIESVCDDPAVVASNVLEVKLSSPDYKGCTSNEALEDFMKRINCYKNSYEPLDPDQHDRDLSMIIVIDVGRRFLVNRVQDHIQSKIVYYLMNIHVQPRCIYLCRAGESESNLKEKIGGDSGLSHRGKKFAVALKKYVEDQNLKELKVWTSQLKRTIQTAEALKMPYEQWKALNELDAGVCEEKTYEEIKELYPEEYALRAQDKYHYRYPSGESYQDLVQRLEPVIMELERQGNVLVICHQAVMRCLLSYFLDKPADEMPYLKCPLHSMLKLTPFAYGCHVEIVPFNVDAVNTHRDRIIEDCKKGPNPLMRRNSVTPLASPEPTKKARINSFEEFAACSSHGCASQEPPSGQPLLGKACLA
- the pfkfb3 gene encoding 6-phosphofructo-2-kinase/fructose-2,6-bisphosphatase 3 isoform X4, whose translation is MPMELTQNRIKKIWLPRDELPQLPINVGGPQFANSPTVIVMVGLPARGKTYISKKLTRYLNWSGVPTKVFNVGEYRREAVKDFSSHDFFRSDNKEAMKIRRHCALAALADVKSYLTKEGGQIAVFDATNTTRERRSIVVDFAKENEFKVFFIESVCDDPAVVASNVLEVKLSSPDYKGCTSNEALEDFMKRINCYKNSYEPLDPDQHDRDLSMIIVIDVGRRFLVNRVQDHIQSKIVYYLMNIHVQPRCIYLCRAGESESNLKEKIGGDSGLSHRGKKFAVALKKYVEDQNLKELKVWTSQLKRTIQTAEALKMPYEQWKALNELDAGVCEEKTYEEIKELYPEEYALRAQDKYHYRYPSGESYQDLVQRLEPVIMELERQGNVLVICHQAVMRCLLSYFLDKPADEMPYLKCPLHSMLKLTPFAYGCHVEIVPFNVDAVNTHRDRIIEDCKKGPNPLMRRNSVTPLASPEPTKKARINSFEEFAACSSHGCASQEPPSGQGMSQQEI